The window AATACAGAGCTTGAAGCGACCGATATCGTTAAGAAGAGCCTGGAAATAGCGGGGGACATCTGCGTTTTCACCAACCAGAACCTGACGCTGGAAGAAATTGACGGGACTCAGACTCCCCCCACTGTGTAAGAGAAGGTTTAAACAATGTCGTCCATGACTCCCCGTGAAATAGTTCAGGAGCTAGACAAGCACATCATAGGACAAGACTCCGCCAAGCGTGCGGTTGCAATCGCACTGCGCAATCGCTGGCGGCGTATGCAGATCGATGAAAGTCTGCGTGACGAGGTCACTCCCAAAAACATCCTGATGATCGGCCCTACCGGCGTAGGGAAAACTGAAATCGCCCGGCGTCTGGCCAAACTGGCTGATGCGCCGTTTATTAAAGTAGAAGCCACCAAGTTTACGGAAGTAGGCTATGTCGGCCGCGACGTGGAGTCCATCATTCGTGATTTAGCGGATATGGCCATCAAGCTTCTACGCGAGAAAGAAATGGCGAAAGTGGAGAACCGCGCACTGGACGCTGCTGAAGAGCGCATCCTGGACGCCCTGCTTCCTCCCGCACGGTCATTCAACAGCGATGCGCCAGTGGAGAAAGAATCCGCCGCTCGTCAGGTGTTTCGTAAGAAGCTGCGCGAAGGCACACTGGATGACAAGGAAATAGACATTGAGATCAAGGCCACACCAGTTGGCGTAGAGATCATGGCGCCTCCCGGCATGGAGGAAATGACCAGCCAGTTGCAAAGCATGTTCTCCAACATGAGCGGCGACCGTAAGCGCACCAAGCGTATGAAAGTGGCGGAAGCCATGAAAAAGGTCAAAGATGAAGAAGCGGCCAAGCTGGTCAACGAAGAAGAAATCAAGCAACGCGCCCTGCGTGCGGTTGAGGAAAACGGGATTGTCTTCATTGATGAAATCGATAAAGTCGCCAAACGCTCCGAAACCAGCTCCGCCGACGTATCCCGGGAAGGCGTACAGAGAGACCTGTTGCCGCTGATCGAAGGCTGCACCGTCAGCACTAAGTTCGGCATGCTGAAGACAGACCATATCCTTTTCATCGCTTCAGGCGCGTTCCATCTCGCCAAACCTTCCGATCTGATTCCAGAGCTTCAGGGGCGTCTGCCTATTCGCGTAGAGCTGGATGCGCTGTCGCCCAGTGACTTCCAACGTATTCTGACCGAACCTGATGCTTCACTCACTGAGCAATATGTCGCGCTGATGAAAACGGAAGGCGTGGACATCAGCTTCAGCGAAGAGGCCATCCAGCGCATTGCGGAGATCGCCTGGAAGGTGAATGAGAAGACTGAGAATATCGGCGCCAGAAGGCTGCACACAGTTATGGAGAAACTGCTTGAAGAAGTCTCTTTCGCGGCGGGCGATAAAATCAGAGATAACTTTGAGGTCACTGATGAATATGTCGATAAATGTCTGGGGGAACTGTCGGAAGACGAAGACCTCAGCCGGTATATTCTTTAAGCGTCCATAGGAAACAGCACTAATGTCTGCACTCCATGCCCCTATTCCACGTCAAATCCAACTCCATCAACGCTCGGCCACGTTGGAGCTAACCTATGGCGAAACGGAAGCCTATGTGTTGGAAGCGGAATTTTTGCGTGTGCTCTCGCCTTCTGCGGAAGTGCGAGGACATGGGGGCAAGGGAGCTGTGCTGCAGACAGGCAAGCGCCTTGTGCGCATTGATGGCGTAGAGGCCGCAGGTAA is drawn from Hahella sp. KA22 and contains these coding sequences:
- the hslU gene encoding HslU--HslV peptidase ATPase subunit, which codes for MSSMTPREIVQELDKHIIGQDSAKRAVAIALRNRWRRMQIDESLRDEVTPKNILMIGPTGVGKTEIARRLAKLADAPFIKVEATKFTEVGYVGRDVESIIRDLADMAIKLLREKEMAKVENRALDAAEERILDALLPPARSFNSDAPVEKESAARQVFRKKLREGTLDDKEIDIEIKATPVGVEIMAPPGMEEMTSQLQSMFSNMSGDRKRTKRMKVAEAMKKVKDEEAAKLVNEEEIKQRALRAVEENGIVFIDEIDKVAKRSETSSADVSREGVQRDLLPLIEGCTVSTKFGMLKTDHILFIASGAFHLAKPSDLIPELQGRLPIRVELDALSPSDFQRILTEPDASLTEQYVALMKTEGVDISFSEEAIQRIAEIAWKVNEKTENIGARRLHTVMEKLLEEVSFAAGDKIRDNFEVTDEYVDKCLGELSEDEDLSRYIL
- a CDS encoding gamma-butyrobetaine hydroxylase-like domain-containing protein, which translates into the protein MSALHAPIPRQIQLHQRSATLELTYGETEAYVLEAEFLRVLSPSAEVRGHGGKGAVLQTGKRLVRIDGVEAAGNYALKLTFSDGHDSGIYSWPYLYDLCQNKERYWEGYLAQLKAANGSRD